The Pedobacter mucosus genome window below encodes:
- the pdxA gene encoding 4-hydroxythreonine-4-phosphate dehydrogenase PdxA, whose product MGDKLKIGISIGDVNGIGLEVIIKTLSNPAILNYCTPIVYGHTKVSSFHRKANNLGDFSFNVINHANQALDKKANMINCWEEDVKIELGQITATGGKYALLSLEKATADLVNGDIDALVTAPINKHNIQSETFSFPGHTEYLQEKSGSKDVLMFLISENLRVGVVTGHIPVKDVATSITKEKILNKIKLINESLKKDFWIEKPKIAVLGLNPHASDNGLLGTEEAEIITPAIQEAYDKGIVCFGPYPADGFFGNGSYKKFDAVLAMYHDQGLIPFKTLAFHNGVNYTAGLNFVRTSPDHGTGYDIAGKNLADSTSFTEALFSAIHIVKNRREQEDLIKNQLRGGGKLVETQFDIKDDAS is encoded by the coding sequence ATGGGCGATAAACTTAAAATTGGCATTAGTATAGGCGACGTGAACGGTATAGGTTTAGAGGTAATTATTAAAACGCTATCTAATCCTGCTATTTTAAACTATTGTACACCAATTGTTTACGGCCACACCAAAGTTTCATCTTTCCATAGAAAAGCAAATAATCTGGGTGATTTTAGTTTTAATGTGATTAATCATGCCAACCAAGCTCTGGATAAAAAAGCTAACATGATTAATTGCTGGGAAGAAGATGTGAAAATTGAACTTGGTCAAATCACAGCAACTGGCGGAAAATACGCACTTTTATCTCTAGAAAAAGCAACTGCCGATTTAGTAAATGGCGATATTGATGCACTGGTAACCGCTCCAATTAACAAACATAATATCCAGTCCGAAACGTTTTCTTTTCCTGGTCATACCGAATATTTACAAGAAAAAAGTGGCAGTAAAGATGTTTTAATGTTTCTTATCAGCGAAAATTTACGCGTTGGTGTAGTAACCGGACATATTCCTGTAAAAGATGTGGCAACGTCTATTACTAAAGAAAAAATTCTGAATAAAATTAAGCTAATAAACGAAAGCTTAAAGAAAGATTTTTGGATCGAAAAACCAAAAATCGCTGTTTTAGGTTTAAATCCGCATGCCAGTGATAATGGTTTATTAGGTACAGAAGAAGCGGAAATTATTACGCCAGCCATTCAAGAAGCATATGATAAAGGTATTGTTTGTTTCGGTCCCTACCCTGCTGATGGCTTTTTTGGCAATGGAAGCTATAAGAAATTTGACGCTGTTTTAGCAATGTATCATGATCAGGGTTTAATTCCTTTCAAAACTTTAGCCTTTCATAACGGTGTAAATTATACCGCCGGATTAAATTTTGTTCGTACCTCACCAGATCATGGTACGGGTTATGATATTGCTGGAAAAAATTTGGCAGATTCTACCTCCTTTACCGAAGCTTTATTTTCGGCAATTCATATTGTAAAAAACCGTAGAGAGCAAGAAGATTTGATAAAAAATCAATTACGCGGTGGTGGAAAATTGGTAGAGACGCAGTTTGACATTAAAGATGATGCTTCATAA
- a CDS encoding 3-oxoacyl-ACP synthase III family protein produces MHQSKIAGIGYYVPKNIYTNDDLSRFMETNDEWIQERTGIKERRFADRNEETTTTMGIEAAKIAIERAGITAKEVDFIVFATLSPDYYFPGCGVLLQREMGMGEIGALDIRNQCSGFVYALSVADQFVKTGMYKNVLVVGSEKHSFAMDFETRSRNVSVIFGDGAGAVVLQPTDEPGKGILSTHLHSDGADAEILAMYYPGSHANKWLKDKPAFPDQELGGLFMTQEILDSNAALPYMDGPAVFKKAVVKFPEVIKEALAANNLTEKDIDMLVPHQANLRISQYVQNLLGLSDDQVFNNIQKYGNTTAASVPIALCEAWEAGKIKDGDLVCLAAFGSGFTWASALIRW; encoded by the coding sequence ATGCACCAATCGAAGATAGCCGGAATTGGATATTATGTTCCGAAAAATATATATACCAATGATGATTTGAGTCGTTTTATGGAAACAAACGATGAATGGATTCAGGAGAGAACTGGAATTAAAGAGCGTCGTTTTGCAGATAGAAATGAGGAAACAACGACCACAATGGGAATTGAAGCGGCTAAAATTGCGATTGAAAGAGCCGGAATAACTGCCAAGGAAGTTGATTTTATTGTTTTTGCAACCTTAAGTCCGGATTATTATTTCCCTGGCTGTGGTGTTTTATTGCAACGAGAAATGGGAATGGGCGAGATTGGTGCTTTAGATATTCGCAATCAATGTTCTGGCTTCGTTTATGCACTTTCTGTAGCAGATCAGTTTGTAAAAACAGGCATGTACAAAAACGTTTTGGTTGTGGGAAGCGAGAAACATTCGTTTGCTATGGACTTTGAAACCCGTAGTCGCAACGTTTCTGTAATTTTTGGTGATGGTGCGGGAGCGGTAGTTTTGCAACCAACTGATGAACCCGGCAAAGGGATTTTAAGTACACATTTACATAGTGATGGTGCAGATGCAGAGATTTTAGCGATGTATTATCCAGGTTCACATGCCAATAAATGGTTAAAAGATAAGCCTGCTTTTCCTGATCAGGAATTAGGTGGACTATTTATGACACAAGAAATTTTAGATAGCAATGCGGCTTTACCTTATATGGATGGCCCAGCAGTTTTTAAAAAGGCCGTTGTAAAATTTCCAGAGGTAATTAAAGAAGCACTAGCCGCCAACAATTTAACAGAGAAAGATATTGATATGCTGGTTCCACATCAGGCAAATTTGCGTATAAGTCAGTACGTTCAAAATTTATTGGGTTTAAGTGATGATCAGGTTTTTAATAATATACAAAAATACGGAAATACTACCGCCGCATCTGTTCCAATTGCCTTATGTGAGGCATGGGAAGCTGGGAAAATAAAAGATGGTGATTTGGTTTGTCTTGCGGCATTTGGTTCTGGTTTTACTTGGGCAAGTGCTTTAATCAGGTGGTAA
- the plsX gene encoding phosphate acyltransferase PlsX, producing MKIGLDIMGGDYAPKAIVLGAIAAHPSLNAGEHLVLIGDTEQIKPILLEEGFNPDHFEYVHTDEVIGMGEHPTKAIVQKPNSSISVGFKLLKEGKLDSFASAGNSGAMLVGAVFSVKTIPGIIRPCLCTILPKIKGGTGLLLDVGANADCKPDILLQFGVLGSLYAENLLQINNPKVALINIGEEDEKGNMLSMATFPLMKDTDLFNFVGNVEGRDLFNEKADVIVCDGFTGNVMLKLAESFYVLTIKKGLKDDFFDRFNYEQYGGSPVLGVNAPVIIGHGISSPRAVKNMVMQSREMITTGLIEKIRVAFK from the coding sequence ATGAAAATAGGCCTCGACATAATGGGCGGAGACTATGCTCCCAAAGCAATTGTTTTGGGAGCAATAGCAGCTCATCCATCGCTAAACGCTGGTGAACATCTTGTTCTTATCGGCGATACCGAACAGATTAAACCAATTCTATTAGAAGAGGGTTTCAATCCAGATCATTTTGAATACGTTCATACTGATGAAGTAATTGGTATGGGCGAACATCCCACTAAAGCAATTGTTCAAAAACCAAATTCTAGTATTTCCGTAGGCTTTAAACTTTTAAAGGAAGGAAAGCTCGATTCATTTGCGAGCGCCGGGAACTCAGGCGCAATGCTTGTTGGAGCTGTTTTTAGTGTAAAAACTATTCCAGGCATTATTCGCCCCTGCTTATGTACAATTCTTCCAAAAATTAAAGGCGGCACAGGCTTACTTCTTGATGTTGGTGCAAATGCCGACTGTAAACCTGATATTCTGCTTCAATTTGGCGTTTTAGGTAGCTTATACGCAGAAAATTTATTGCAAATAAATAACCCAAAAGTTGCGTTAATAAATATTGGCGAAGAGGACGAAAAAGGAAATATGCTTAGTATGGCCACTTTTCCTTTGATGAAAGATACCGACTTATTTAATTTTGTTGGTAACGTAGAAGGAAGAGATTTATTTAATGAAAAGGCAGATGTTATTGTTTGTGATGGTTTTACTGGAAATGTAATGCTTAAATTAGCTGAATCATTTTATGTACTTACCATAAAAAAAGGATTGAAAGATGATTTTTTTGATCGTTTTAATTATGAGCAATATGGCGGTAGTCCGGTTTTAGGTGTTAATGCTCCTGTAATTATTGGACATGGAATTTCTAGTCCTAGGGCAGTAAAAAACATGGTGATGCAATCCAGAGAAATGATCACTACTGGGTTGATAGAAAAAATTAGAGTAGCATTTAAATAA
- a CDS encoding MFS transporter codes for MTSDRHSKLILPIIVMAQFLCTSLWFAGNAVLPDITKNFPLVLNLLANLTSMVQFGFISGTLVFAILSIADRFSPSKIFFLCAVAAAIFNLGICLENSNVNLLLLFRFLTGFMLAGIYPVGMKIASDYFKDGLGKSLGFLVGALVLGTAFPHLLKTLTTNFPWKYVIYSTSGLSLIGGLLMLILVPNGPLRKVGQKLKSGSFLSGFKSPSFRSVTFGYFGHMWELYTFWAFLPIILLAHNKIHPNAEINTSLITFLIIASGGLSCMIGGLLSEKFGAKKIATIALFSSGLCCLLSPIFLFTGSVYTLLIFLFIWGLFITADSPLLSSLVAKHAPETSRGTSLTIVNSIGFAITIISIQVINILSKEMNSHYLYTVLAIGPILGVWALQKKSSIN; via the coding sequence ATGACTAGCGATCGCCATTCAAAATTAATACTGCCAATTATTGTTATGGCGCAATTTCTTTGCACCTCATTATGGTTTGCAGGCAATGCTGTTTTGCCAGATATTACGAAAAATTTTCCCCTAGTATTAAACCTGTTAGCCAACCTAACCAGCATGGTTCAATTTGGCTTTATCAGCGGGACGCTAGTTTTTGCCATACTATCAATAGCAGATCGGTTCTCACCATCTAAAATTTTCTTTTTATGTGCAGTTGCGGCGGCTATTTTTAATCTTGGCATTTGTTTAGAAAATAGTAATGTTAATTTACTGCTGCTATTTCGCTTTCTTACAGGCTTTATGTTAGCTGGCATTTATCCGGTTGGGATGAAAATAGCTTCTGATTATTTTAAAGATGGATTAGGTAAATCATTAGGATTTTTGGTTGGCGCATTGGTTTTAGGCACTGCATTTCCGCACCTATTAAAAACCCTAACTACTAATTTTCCTTGGAAATATGTAATCTATTCAACCTCTGGATTATCATTAATAGGCGGCTTACTGATGTTAATTTTAGTACCAAACGGGCCTCTCAGAAAGGTTGGACAAAAACTAAAAAGCGGTTCATTTTTAAGTGGTTTCAAAAGCCCATCATTTAGATCAGTTACATTTGGTTACTTCGGCCACATGTGGGAGCTATATACATTTTGGGCATTTCTACCCATCATACTCTTAGCGCACAATAAAATACATCCTAACGCAGAAATAAACACTTCATTAATTACATTCCTAATCATCGCCTCTGGAGGCTTATCATGCATGATTGGAGGCTTACTCTCCGAAAAATTTGGAGCAAAGAAAATCGCAACAATCGCATTATTTTCGTCGGGATTATGTTGCCTGCTTTCCCCAATTTTTCTTTTTACTGGTTCAGTTTATACCTTATTAATCTTTTTATTTATCTGGGGTTTATTTATCACCGCCGATTCTCCTTTACTTTCCTCATTAGTGGCAAAGCATGCTCCTGAAACTTCAAGAGGAACTTCACTAACCATAGTAAATAGTATTGGTTTCGCCATTACAATCATCAGTATTCAGGTGATCAATATTTTATCAAAAGAAATGAATTCGCATTACCTTTATACAGTATTAGCCATCGGACCAATATTGGGAGTATGGGCCTTGCAGAAAAAATCATCCATTAATTAA
- the rpmF gene encoding 50S ribosomal protein L32, whose translation MAHPKRKISKQRKNKRRTHYKAVTPSFATCSATGAIHVPHRAYNVDGNLYYNGKLVIENTQIG comes from the coding sequence ATGGCACATCCAAAACGGAAAATCTCGAAACAGAGAAAAAATAAAAGAAGAACTCACTATAAAGCTGTGACTCCTTCTTTCGCAACATGCTCGGCAACAGGTGCTATCCACGTACCTCACCGTGCTTACAACGTTGATGGTAACCTATACTATAACGGTAAATTGGTTATCGAAAATACTCAAATCGGGTAA
- a CDS encoding sulfurtransferase: MNIKQSPIINPEDLIILNQTEEIVLIDASAGSKTKYETIHLEGALYIDLDSDLADIKDFAIGGRHPLPTFEQFASVLRRFGIAKNSYVIVYDDKNAGNAAARFWWMLRAIGHEKVQVINGGFDAAITAGFPTSAKIETSKTVEPYEILAWNLPLANITEVEKVAKTDDHIVIDVRDAKRFAGLTEPIDTIAGHIPGAINIPFTENLDANGLFLSPALLKEKYTDALANVKSENVIVHCGSGVTACHTLLAMDYAGLEIPKLYVGSWSEWSRNNKEMVLNK; this comes from the coding sequence ATGAACATAAAACAATCACCAATCATCAATCCAGAAGATTTAATTATACTAAATCAAACTGAAGAAATCGTACTTATTGATGCAAGCGCAGGTTCGAAAACAAAATATGAAACCATCCATCTAGAAGGAGCGCTTTATATCGACTTAGATTCTGATTTGGCGGATATTAAAGATTTCGCCATTGGCGGAAGGCATCCACTGCCTACATTTGAGCAATTTGCATCTGTTTTACGTCGCTTTGGAATTGCTAAAAATAGTTATGTTATTGTGTACGATGATAAAAATGCTGGAAATGCCGCTGCTAGATTTTGGTGGATGTTGAGAGCAATCGGACATGAAAAAGTTCAGGTAATAAACGGAGGTTTCGACGCGGCAATTACGGCAGGTTTTCCAACGAGTGCAAAAATTGAAACTTCAAAAACCGTTGAACCTTATGAAATTTTAGCTTGGAATTTACCATTAGCAAATATCACTGAAGTTGAAAAAGTAGCAAAAACAGATGATCACATTGTGATTGATGTTCGTGATGCGAAACGTTTTGCTGGCCTAACAGAGCCAATTGATACAATTGCGGGGCACATTCCTGGCGCTATTAACATTCCATTTACAGAAAATTTAGATGCAAATGGACTTTTCTTATCACCAGCATTATTAAAAGAAAAATATACAGATGCATTGGCAAATGTGAAATCAGAAAATGTAATTGTTCACTGCGGTTCGGGGGTAACTGCTTGTCATACACTTTTGGCTATGGATTATGCCGGCTTAGAGATTCCAAAGCTTTATGTTGGGTCGTGGAGCGAATGGAGCAGAAATAATAAAGAGATGGTTTTAAATAAATAG
- a CDS encoding YceD family protein — MNPLKQYSVPFTGLKLGTHQFEYQLDDTFFNAFEYSLIKSGNLKVELDLEKQETMMLLKFKIVGEVNLDCDTCLAEFPLPINLYERQIVKFAEAEMESDDDEIISLGRKETEIDISGPLYEMINVAVPYIKNCEQAGKECDQEMIDRLRKLSIDQQHEENEQNSDPRWEALNKLKK, encoded by the coding sequence TTGAACCCACTAAAGCAATATTCGGTACCCTTTACAGGATTAAAATTAGGAACTCATCAGTTTGAATATCAATTAGATGACACTTTTTTTAATGCTTTTGAGTATTCTTTAATAAAAAGTGGAAATTTGAAAGTTGAGCTGGATCTTGAAAAACAGGAGACAATGATGCTTTTAAAATTTAAAATTGTTGGAGAAGTAAATTTAGATTGCGATACCTGTTTAGCAGAGTTTCCATTACCAATTAATTTGTACGAAAGGCAAATTGTAAAGTTCGCTGAAGCTGAAATGGAAAGTGATGATGATGAAATTATTTCCTTAGGTAGAAAAGAAACTGAGATTGATATATCAGGACCTTTATATGAAATGATTAATGTTGCAGTTCCTTATATCAAAAATTGTGAGCAGGCTGGAAAAGAGTGCGACCAGGAAATGATTGATCGATTGAGAAAGTTATCAATTGATCAGCAGCACGAAGAAAATGAACAAAATAGCGACCCACGTTGGGAAGCACTTAATAAGTTAAAAAAATAA
- a CDS encoding DUF1800 domain-containing protein — MAIDVYTGSFGVKELNHLLKRTLFGVKRSDLNNLAGQSVTQVVDLLLKTISLPNPPINNYNDASYTDANVAAGQTWVNAIYTDGTANSRRVTSFKAWWVSQMLSQPISITEKLTLFWHNHFATEADTVDDARYIYKHNNLLRSLALGNFKTLVKQVTIDPAMLKYLNGYVSTKTAPDENYGRELQELFTMGKGPDSKYTEADVKAAARVLTGYKLDAIAITSIFDATRHDVADKQFSAFYNNKIIKARTGVDGAKEVDDLLDMLFAQVELSKYICRRIYRFFVYYNITADVEANIIVPLADIFRANNYEIKPVLKALFTSSHFFLAQNRSCNIKAPIDFVIGLAKEFELVFPDPNDYVNAYYMWDYLRVTASNLQQNLGDPPNVSGWPAYYQIPQFYELWVNSDTLPKRNVFTDRFIGTGYTRNAKKIAIDAIAYTAKFSKPEDPNILVDEALTHLYTIDVSPEVRAFLKSILLSNQVNDSYWTTAWLDYKTAPTTMKTTIVLTRLQEFYKYIMNLEEYQLS, encoded by the coding sequence ATGGCTATAGACGTTTACACTGGAAGTTTTGGGGTAAAAGAACTTAATCACTTACTAAAACGCACTTTATTTGGCGTTAAAAGAAGTGATCTTAATAATCTTGCAGGGCAATCTGTAACGCAGGTTGTCGATTTACTTTTAAAAACTATTAGTCTTCCAAATCCACCAATAAATAATTATAATGATGCCAGTTATACCGATGCAAATGTTGCAGCTGGCCAAACTTGGGTAAATGCTATTTATACCGATGGAACTGCCAATAGTCGACGTGTAACTTCATTTAAGGCATGGTGGGTTAGTCAAATGCTATCTCAGCCTATATCAATAACTGAAAAACTCACTTTATTTTGGCATAATCATTTTGCAACTGAAGCAGATACTGTTGATGATGCCCGTTACATTTACAAGCATAATAATTTACTTAGGAGTTTAGCTTTAGGGAATTTTAAAACATTGGTTAAGCAGGTAACAATTGATCCTGCTATGCTTAAATATTTAAATGGATATGTGAGTACAAAAACAGCTCCAGATGAAAATTATGGTAGAGAACTGCAAGAACTTTTTACCATGGGCAAAGGCCCCGATTCAAAATATACAGAAGCAGATGTAAAAGCTGCAGCGAGGGTTTTAACTGGATATAAATTAGATGCAATTGCAATAACATCTATTTTTGATGCAACCAGACATGATGTTGCTGATAAACAATTTTCTGCGTTTTATAATAACAAGATAATTAAAGCGAGAACAGGAGTTGACGGAGCAAAAGAAGTGGATGATTTACTTGATATGCTTTTTGCTCAGGTAGAATTGAGTAAATACATTTGCAGAAGAATTTATCGCTTTTTTGTTTATTATAACATCACTGCAGATGTTGAAGCTAATATTATCGTACCATTAGCAGATATTTTTAGAGCTAATAATTACGAAATCAAACCTGTGCTTAAAGCGCTATTTACAAGCAGTCATTTCTTTTTGGCCCAAAATAGATCGTGTAATATTAAAGCGCCAATAGATTTTGTTATTGGTTTAGCTAAAGAATTTGAGCTTGTTTTTCCTGATCCTAACGATTATGTAAACGCTTATTACATGTGGGATTATTTGCGGGTAACGGCATCTAATTTGCAACAAAATCTCGGAGATCCACCGAATGTTTCTGGTTGGCCTGCATATTATCAGATTCCTCAATTTTACGAGCTTTGGGTAAACTCAGATACCTTACCAAAAAGAAACGTTTTTACAGATCGATTTATTGGCACAGGTTATACCCGAAATGCGAAAAAAATCGCGATTGATGCCATTGCTTATACTGCGAAGTTTAGTAAACCAGAAGACCCAAATATATTGGTTGATGAGGCATTAACGCATTTATATACCATTGATGTTAGTCCAGAAGTTAGAGCGTTCTTAAAAAGTATTCTGCTAAGTAATCAAGTAAATGATAGCTATTGGACTACAGCTTGGCTAGATTACAAAACGGCGCCTACTACCATGAAAACCACCATTGTTTTAACTCGTTTACAAGAGTTTTATAAATATATTATGAACCTCGAAGAATATCAATTATCATGA
- the fic gene encoding protein adenylyltransferase Fic produces the protein MKSIDKKSLEKAFQLFETEKTHSIEIGTTKGLRGIHKYLFIDLYDFAGKIRTLNISKGGFRFATALYLNEILAKLEQMPENTFDEIIAKYVEMNIAHPFMEGNGRTMRIWLDMMLKKRINRLVNWQFVDKNLYLQAMERSPINDLELKTLLLANLTDDVNNREIIFKGIEQSYYYEGYEKEGDDN, from the coding sequence ATGAAAAGTATTGACAAAAAAAGTTTAGAAAAAGCTTTTCAATTATTTGAGACTGAAAAAACACATTCTATAGAGATTGGTACAACAAAAGGATTAAGAGGCATACATAAGTATTTGTTTATTGATTTATATGATTTTGCCGGCAAAATACGAACATTAAACATTTCAAAAGGTGGCTTTAGGTTTGCAACAGCTTTGTATTTAAACGAGATTTTAGCAAAATTAGAGCAAATGCCTGAAAATACTTTTGATGAAATTATTGCTAAATACGTTGAGATGAATATTGCGCATCCTTTTATGGAAGGTAATGGCAGAACAATGCGAATTTGGCTAGATATGATGCTAAAAAAGAGAATAAATAGGCTAGTAAATTGGCAATTTGTAGATAAAAACCTTTACCTACAAGCTATGGAACGTAGCCCAATAAATGATTTGGAATTAAAAACTTTGCTTTTAGCTAATTTAACTGATGATGTAAATAATCGTGAGATTATTTTTAAGGGTATAGAACAATCTTATTATTATGAAGGCTATGAAAAAGAAGGTGATGACAATTAA
- a CDS encoding thioredoxin family protein, whose protein sequence is MVNYIEIFNEQGMDYHTYRTLVDQLLLEGKATGDVTYDLHYTKMNVQRMTRVDKTATLNSDLLETIHHLKGKYKLLVITEGWCGDAAQIVPVFNKIALASPDKFELKFVLRDQNLPLIDAHLTNGGRAIPVLIVLNESGDQVLATWGPRPHILQELLKEWRKETTEMPVLAEKLHGWYAKDKTQHTQAALNVLFTALEK, encoded by the coding sequence ATGGTTAATTATATCGAAATTTTTAACGAACAAGGAATGGATTATCATACCTATCGTACACTTGTTGATCAACTTTTGTTGGAAGGAAAGGCTACCGGCGATGTAACTTATGATTTGCACTACACAAAAATGAACGTGCAAAGAATGACAAGGGTTGATAAAACCGCAACACTAAATTCTGATTTGTTGGAAACAATCCATCACTTAAAAGGTAAATATAAATTATTGGTTATTACGGAAGGTTGGTGTGGCGATGCAGCGCAAATTGTTCCTGTATTTAATAAAATAGCATTGGCCTCACCAGATAAATTCGAATTAAAATTTGTGCTTCGAGATCAGAATTTGCCATTAATTGATGCACATCTAACAAATGGCGGTAGAGCAATTCCGGTTTTAATCGTGTTAAACGAATCAGGAGATCAGGTTCTTGCTACCTGGGGTCCAAGACCGCATATTTTGCAAGAATTGTTAAAAGAGTGGCGGAAAGAAACCACTGAAATGCCAGTTTTAGCCGAAAAACTTCATGGTTGGTATGCAAAGGATAAAACGCAACACACACAAGCAGCGTTAAATGTACTTTTTACAGCGTTAGAAAAATAA
- a CDS encoding ATP-dependent Clp protease adaptor ClpS, which produces MSTEIKEETFTLEEILTSIKTVHRLILWNDDINTFDHVIYCMMKYLDYGESQAEKIASKVHNDGKCPVLEGSFTEMEVYRKILQQEGLTVSVE; this is translated from the coding sequence ATGTCAACAGAAATTAAAGAAGAGACCTTTACGCTAGAAGAAATTTTAACTTCAATTAAAACCGTACATCGCCTTATTTTGTGGAATGATGATATAAATACTTTTGATCACGTAATTTATTGCATGATGAAATATTTGGATTATGGCGAATCTCAGGCAGAAAAGATTGCATCTAAAGTGCATAATGATGGGAAATGCCCTGTGCTAGAAGGATCGTTTACAGAGATGGAAGTTTATAGAAAAATTTTACAGCAAGAAGGATTGACGGTCTCAGTAGAATAG
- the rsmA gene encoding 16S rRNA (adenine(1518)-N(6)/adenine(1519)-N(6))-dimethyltransferase RsmA: protein MSLVKAKKHLGQHFLTDKGIAKRIVDSLVNTDKYNQVLEVGPGMGILSDFLLQRTDLQTYMIDIDTESFNFLNEKYPEVGERLINGDFLKLDFDSIFLDRFAIIGNFPYNISSQILFKILEHRSKVVEMVGMFQKEVAQRCASPAGTKEYGILSVFLQAYYKIEYLFTVKPGTFNPPPKVNSAVIRLTRNDVEQLDCDEKLFWRVVKAGFNQRRKTLRNALSAVMPRDKMDNHIYFEKRAEQLTVADFVALTQHVSSLV from the coding sequence ATGAGTTTAGTAAAAGCGAAGAAACATTTAGGTCAACATTTTTTAACGGATAAAGGAATTGCCAAACGCATTGTAGACAGTTTGGTAAATACCGATAAATACAATCAGGTTTTAGAAGTTGGACCTGGAATGGGGATCCTATCAGATTTTTTGTTGCAGCGAACTGATTTGCAGACTTATATGATTGATATTGATACAGAGTCTTTTAACTTTCTAAATGAAAAATATCCTGAAGTTGGAGAACGGTTAATCAATGGCGATTTTTTAAAGCTTGATTTCGATTCAATTTTCTTAGATCGTTTCGCCATTATTGGCAATTTTCCTTACAATATTTCTTCCCAAATTTTATTTAAAATATTAGAGCACCGTAGTAAAGTGGTAGAAATGGTGGGCATGTTTCAGAAGGAAGTTGCGCAACGTTGTGCATCGCCAGCCGGAACAAAAGAATATGGAATTTTAAGTGTTTTTCTTCAGGCATATTATAAAATTGAATATTTATTTACTGTAAAACCAGGTACGTTTAACCCGCCGCCTAAAGTTAATTCTGCGGTAATCCGCTTAACTAGGAATGATGTAGAACAGTTGGATTGCGATGAAAAATTATTCTGGCGTGTTGTTAAAGCTGGTTTTAATCAACGGAGAAAAACACTACGCAATGCTTTATCTGCCGTAATGCCAAGGGATAAAATGGATAATCATATTTATTTTGAGAAGCGGGCGGAACAGTTAACTGTTGCAGATTTTGTTGCGCTAACGCAGCATGTAAGTTCTTTAGTCTAA